One region of Primulina tabacum isolate GXHZ01 chromosome 17, ASM2559414v2, whole genome shotgun sequence genomic DNA includes:
- the LOC142531350 gene encoding ninja-family protein AFP3-like — MEKVQENEEKFNLSLLANGVRIDLQHKFTSQGFEEEDEDMELSLGLSSNGRFGVDLARKKLKRYSSISDLVSPVEAAADNGGGTQPPRVSVLESYGQPLMRACSLPTEAAAEEVRRRRELQSMRRMEARKKRMEKLKNVRVVKDKESCLESENGGFQMVCNENCNGLENGHAMEGSTGSRVSGSSGVSETQSQHINGIQNTEVKSPSSGDEGTTCGAKETLKNAMLDMPYVSTKCDGVNGNKVDGFLYRYKKGEEVRILCVCHGQFLSPAEFVKHGGGGDVENPLKHIVVNPSPLL; from the exons ATGGAAAAAgttcaagaaaatgaagaaaagTTCAATCTTTCTTTGCTGGCGAACGGGGTTCGAATAGATCTGCAGCATAAATTCACGAGCCAGGGTTTTGAAGAGGAAGATGAAGATATGGAATTGAGTTTAGGGCTTTCATCGAACGGTAGATTTGGTGTGGACCTGGCTAGAAAGAAGCTGAAGCGTTATTCTTCCATTTCGGATTTGGTTTCCCCAGTTGAGGCTGCGGCTGATAATGGGGGAGGCACACAACCACCACGTGTGTCTGTGCTTGAGAGTTACGGGCAGCCGTTGATGAGGGCCTGCTCTCTGCCGACAGAGGCGGCGGCGGAGGAGGTCCGCCGCCGCAGGGAACTGCAGTCGATGCGGCGTATGGAGGCGAGGAAGAAGAGGATGGAGAAGTTGAAGAATGTGCGTGTGGTGAAGGACAAGGAGAGCTGTTTGGAATCTGAAAATGGTGGCTTTCAAATGGTTTGCAATGAGAATTGTAATGGCTTGGAGAATGGACATGCAATGGAAGGGTCAACTGGATCAAGGGTGAGTGGTTCATCTGGAGTTTCTGAAACTCAGAGCCAGCATATAAATG GAATACAAAATACTGAGGTGAAGAGCCCTTCTAGTGGCGATGAAGGtacaacatgtggagcaaaagAAACGCTGAAGAACGCTATGCTCGATATGCCTTATGTATCAACAAAATGTGATGGAGTAAATGGCAATAAGGTCGACGGGTTTCTATACAGATACAAAAAGGGGGAGGAAGTTAGAATTCTGTGCGTTTGCCATGGTCAATTCCTTTCACCAGCCGAATTCGTGAAGCATGGCGGCGGCGGCGATGTGGAGAATCCTTTGAAGCACATAGTTGTTAACCCCTCTCCTCTTTTGTAA
- the LOC142530409 gene encoding LOW QUALITY PROTEIN: LRR receptor-like serine/threonine-protein kinase RPK2 (The sequence of the model RefSeq protein was modified relative to this genomic sequence to represent the inferred CDS: deleted 1 base in 1 codon), whose product MGCLSFLMISHHLHRTLRVLVFLCVVLFSAQKRAVWGSDSDKSVLLELKDSLSDPSGVLSSWNLDSPDHCAWAGVSCDLGSRVVALNVSGGGNSLSCARIAQFPVYGFGIRRPCLKSKGKILGTLSPSIAKLTGLKILSFPFNELSGEIPVEIWGMESLENLDLEGNFISGSLPAQFNGLKNLKVLNLGFNKMFGEIPSSLSACVALEVLNLAGNQINRSIPAFIGNFKDLRGLYLSYNILNGPIPLEIGDNCRKLEYLELSGNYLSEGIPKSLGNCSWLKTLVLFSNMLEDVIPSELGRLSQLEVLDVSRNSFSGTIPSELGGCSNLSVLVLSSLWDPLPNVASLGSGLTMEKLANTGNEFNFYVGTIPNEVTSLSSLRVVWAPRATLLGTLPVSWGSCDNLEMLNLAQNFYSGHVPEGLSSCKKLHFLDLSTNRLSGEILDKIPVPCMTRFDISGNFLTGSIPRFNGSCTPVQSIYGESQDPYDPSAAYISYFGYRTQVETSLPFFEDAGTFPVIHNFGSNNFTGLVQSMPIASERLGKQTVYAFLAGGNKLTGSFPGSFFEKCDQVRGMIVNVSENWLSGQIPIDIGTMCKSLLLLDASANQLVGGLPSGISDLVSLDVLNLSWNRLQGLIPINLGQIKDLRCLSLAGNSLNGSIPASVARLHSLEVLDLSSNSLSGEIPIDLENLRNLKVLLLSNNKFSGQIPARVANITTLLTFNVSFNNFSGPLPLNNNSIKCNSFLGNPFLQPCPSFLLASPPADQHRNWQNDATSPSSSPNGTSEHGGFNSIEIASITSAAAIVSVLLALIVLFVYTRKWKPRSRVSGTARKEVITFTDIGVPLTFDIVVRAAANFNASNCIGSGGFGATYKAEVAPGVLVAVKRLSLGRFQGVQQFDAEIKTLGRLRHRNLVTLIGYHASETEMFLIYNYLPGGNLEKFIQERSTRAVDWRILHKIALDIARALAYLHDQCVPRVLHRDVKPSNILLDEEHNAYLSDFGLARLLGTSETHATTGVAGTFGYVAPEYAMTCRVSDKADVYSYGVVLLELISDKKALDPSFSSYGNGFNIVTWACMLLQQGHAKEFFTAGLWDPSPHDDLVEVLHLAVVCTVDSLSSRPTMKQVVKRLKQLQPPSC is encoded by the exons ATGGGTTGTCTTTCTTTTCTTATGATATCGCATCATCTTCACAGGACGTTGAGGGTTTTGGTTTTCCTATGTGTTGTCTTGTTTTCAGCTCAGAAGCGAGCTGTTTGGGGCTCCGATTCGGATAAATCCGTGCTCTTGGAGTTGAAGGATTCACTTTCGGACCCTTCTGGTGTGCTGAGTAGCTGGAATTTGGATAGCCCGGATCACTGTGCGTGGGCCGGGGTTTCTTGTGATTTGGGTTCCCGGGTCGTGGCGCTGAATGTTTCTGGTGGAGGTAATTCTTTGTCTTGTGCTAGAATTGCTCAATTCCCGGTGTACGGGTTTGGAATTAGAAGGCCTTGTTTGAAAAGTAAAGGTAAAATTTTGGGTACACTGAGCCCTTCTATTGCAAAACTTACTGGACTCAAGATTTTATCTTTTCCCTTCAATGAGCTAAGTGGTGAGATTCCCGTGGAAATTTGGGGTATGGAGAGTCTTGAGAATCTTGACCTTGAAGGGAATTTTATCTCAGGCTCTTTGCCCGCTCAATTTAATGgtttgaaaaatttgaaagttcttAACTTGGGATTTAACAAGATGTTTGGGGAGATTCCAAGCTCTCTATCCGCCTGTGTTGCTCTTGAAGTTTTGAATTTAGCTGGGAATCAGATTAATCGATCAATTCCGGCGTTTATTGGCAATTTTAAAGATTTAAGGGGGCTTTACTTGTCCTATAATATACTCAATGGGCCGATTCCCCTTGAGATTGGGGATAACTGCAGGAAGCTTGAGTATTTGGAGCTTTCAGGGAATTACTTGTCCGAAGGTATTCCTAAAAGTCTGGGAAACTGTAGTTGGTTGAAAACGCTTGTGCTATTCTCAAATATGTTGGAAGATGTTATTCCTAGTGAACTTGGTCGGCTGAGTCAGCTTGAAGTGCTGGATGTGTCGAGAAACAGTTTTAGTGGCACCATACCATCTGAGCTCGGAGGGTGCTCAAATTTATCTGTCCTTGTGTTGTCAAGCTTATGGGATCCTCTTCCAAATGTCGCAAGTCTTGGAAGTGGTCTTACAATGGAAAAGTTGGCAAATACTGGCaatgaatttaatttttatgtagGTACAATTCCAAATGAAGTTACTAGTCTCTCTAGCTTGAGGGTTGTCTGGGCACCTCGAGCAACTCTTCTAGGAACGTTGCCTGTTAGTTGGGGTTCTTGTGACAACTTGGAGATGTTAAATTTGGCTCAAAATTTTTATTCTGGGCATGTCCCCGAGGGGCTTAGCAGTTGCAAGAAACTGCATTTTCTCGATTTGAGCACAAATAGACTCAGTGGTGAGATCCTTGACAAAATTCCCGTTCCTTGTATGACTCGGTTTGATATTAGTGGGAATTTTTTGACTGGTTCGATTCCCAGATTTAATGGATCTTGTACACCGGTGCAATCAATATATGGGGAATCTCAAGATCCTTATGATCCATCTGCTgcatatatatcatattttggATATAGAACTCAAGTTGAAACTTCTTTGCCATTTTTTGAAGATGCTGGTACTTTCCCTGTGATTCATAACTTTGGTTCTAACAACTTCACAGGCCTTGTGCAGTCAATGCCTATTGCATCTGAAAGATTGGGAAAGCAAACGGTTTATGCATTTCTTGCTGGCGGCAACAAGCTTACTGGTTCGTTCCCTGGAAGTTTTTTCGAAAAGTGTGATCAAGTGAGAGGTATGATTGTTAACGTCTCTGAGAATTGGTTATCTGGCCAAATTCCAATAGATATTGGCACAATGTGCAAGTCTCTGCTGCTCCTTGATGCTTCGGCTAATCAACTGGTGGGTGGTCTTCCTTCCGGCATCAGTGACTTGGTGTCACTTGATGTTCTTAATTTAAGCTGGAACCGTTTGCAAGGTCTGATTCCTATCAATCTTGGCCAGATAAAGGATCTCCGATGCCTTTCTTTAGCTGGAAATTCCCTGAATGGTTCCATCCCTGCAAGCGTTGCACGGCTACACTCTCTGGAAGTTCTTGACCTGTCTTCAAACTCTCTGTCTGGTGAAATTCCTATAGACCTTGAGAATTTGAGGAACTTGAAGGTTCTCCTCCTGAGCAATAACAAATTTTCTGGGCAGATCCCGGCAAGGGTCGCAAATATAACCACTCTGTTGACATTTAATGTGTCATTCAATAATTTTTCTGGACCTCTGCCTCTGAATAATAATTCCATCAAATGCAACAGTTTCCTTGGGAACCCTTTCCTCCAGCCTTGCCCTTCGTTCTTGTTAGCTTCGCCACCTGCTGATCAGCACAGAAACTGGCAAAATGATGCTACTTCTCCATCATCAAGTCCAAATGGAACAAGTGAACATGGAGGCTTCAACTCAATTGAGATTGCTTCTATAACATCAGCTGCAGCTATTGTATCTGTTCTTCTTGCTCTTATTGTTCTATTCGTATACACAAGAAAGTGGAAACCACGGTCCCGAGTAAGTGGAACTGCCCGAAAGGAAGTGATCACCTTTACCGACATTGGTGTTCCACTAACATTTGATATTGTTGTGCGTGCCGCAGCAAATTTTAATGCAAGCAACTGCATCGGCAGCGGAGGTTTTGGTGCTACATACAAAGCTGAGGTTGCTCCAGGTGTCCTGGTTGCCGTAAAGCGCCTATCATTGGGACGTTTCCAAGGTGTTCAGCAATTTGATGCAGAAATCAAAACCCTGGGGAGGCTTCGCCATCGAAACCTTGTTACTTTGATAGGATATCATGCCAGTGAAACCGAGATGTTTCTGATTTACAACTATTTACCAGGTGGAAATCTTGAAAAGTTTATTCAAGAAAGATCCACCAGAGCTGTCGATTGGAGAATACTGCACAAAATTGCTTTAGACATTGCAAGGGCACTCGCCTACCTACATGACCAATGTGTCCCACGAGTTCTTCATCGTGATGTGAAGCCAAGCAATATTTTACTGGATGAGGAGCATAATGCCTATCTATCTGATTTTGGACTAGCTAGGCTACTGGGGACTTCTGAAACTCACGCCACAACGGGTGTGGCAGGAACTTTCGGGTATGTAGCTCCAGAATACGCCATGACTTGCCGTGTCTCTGACAAGGCTGATGTATATAGCTATGGGGTTGTGCTGCTTGAGTTGATTTCCGATAAGAAAGCTCTGGATCCATCCTTCTCTTCCTATGGAAATGGGTTTAACATTGTCACATGGGCGTGCATGCTTCTACAGCAAGGCCATGCCAAGGAATTCTTTACTGCTGGGTTGTGGGATCCGAGCCCGCATGACGATTTGGTTGAAGTCTTGCATCTGGCAGTTGTTTGTACTGTCGACTCACTGTCGAGCAGGCCAACAATGAAGCAGGTT GTAAAACGGCTTAAACAACTTCAACCTCCATCTTGTTAG